A region of Lacinutrix sp. Hel_I_90 DNA encodes the following proteins:
- a CDS encoding type IV pilin protein, which translates to MNKKINRKEYLEAYSLTEILIVLAIIGILLMMVLPNQTSVVAQARSIEAQKMLNHLYGLEKSYNFRFSKYSSSFEEIGFEQELTIDQGGQGVYKIEIIDASVNTFKARAVSVKDFDDDGNYNTWEIDHRKILLETVKD; encoded by the coding sequence TTAGAGGCCTACTCTTTAACAGAGATCTTAATAGTACTAGCTATAATAGGTATATTATTAATGATGGTATTGCCTAATCAAACGTCAGTTGTGGCACAAGCCAGAAGTATAGAAGCTCAAAAAATGCTCAATCATTTATATGGATTAGAAAAAAGCTATAACTTCAGGTTTTCTAAATATTCTTCAAGTTTTGAAGAAATAGGCTTTGAACAAGAATTAACAATAGATCAGGGAGGGCAAGGCGTTTACAAGATTGAAATTATAGACGCATCTGTTAATACATTTAAAGCCAGAGCAGTTTCGGTTAAAGATTTTGATGATGATGGTAATTACAATACTTGGGAAATTGACCATAGAAAAATTCTCTTAGAAACCGTCAAAGATTAA
- a CDS encoding prepilin peptidase, protein MLLTTTIILIVILLLILVQDVKHRAIHYVLPLALFVVGLSRFIYLKQNFNELFITSSFLFLVLLGLFIYFSIKSKKIINPINSAIGLGDIIFFIAIIPLFYSTTYILFFITGMLFSALCHLLFNKRKELHVPLAGYLSLYLLVFILLNKATTTELFYTHNILW, encoded by the coding sequence TTGCTCCTAACTACTACCATAATACTTATTGTTATCCTACTTTTAATCCTTGTTCAGGATGTAAAGCATAGGGCTATTCACTATGTTTTACCTTTAGCCTTGTTTGTTGTAGGTCTTAGCCGTTTTATATATTTAAAGCAAAATTTTAACGAGTTATTCATAACCTCAAGCTTTTTGTTTTTAGTCTTGCTAGGTCTTTTTATCTATTTTTCAATAAAGTCTAAAAAAATAATCAATCCAATAAATAGTGCAATAGGCTTAGGTGACATTATCTTTTTTATAGCGATAATCCCTTTGTTTTATTCAACCACTTATATTCTATTCTTTATTACAGGCATGTTGTTTTCTGCACTATGCCATTTGCTTTTTAATAAAAGGAAAGAGTTACACGTGCCTTTAGCAGGCTACCTCTCTCTCTATTTATTAGTCTTTATTCTGTTAAACAAAGCCACTACTACAGAGTTGTTTTATACCCACAACATTTTATGGTAA
- a CDS encoding GspE/PulE family protein, with product MVNSDDIHISVEIQQLINAEVAQHYRVIPSAISNNELILYTADSNTNDSLEELEMILGYSIKLMPISEQRISKALSVYYRKNEYKTEDKTVNLNNEDFLENLIFEAKGMSSSDIHFEVYEEEARVRLRIDGLLIEKYRIPKENYLELVNKVKIKANLDITEKRLPQDGRINYSDFDIRVSILPTLHGEKIVMRILGKDASNIDLDQLGFEAEEKEIYLEGVKNTNGIVLISGPTGSGKTTTLYATLKLLNKIRSNIVTVEDPIEYTLKGINQVQLKEDIGLTFTSALRSFLRQDPDIIMLGEIRDAETAKMAIRASLTGHLVLSTIHTNSALGTISRLVDMGVPAFLIAETLNVSVAQRLLRKLCVSCKEVHDFDEKELPRNFNPPHKIKAHYKAKGCEACYYTGYKGRRAIYEVIPVNQELANRIKTDAQNLEQNRIENIEKLSDKAFKLFASGETSLEEVYAILING from the coding sequence ATGGTAAATAGCGATGACATCCATATTAGCGTAGAGATACAGCAACTAATAAATGCTGAAGTTGCTCAGCACTATAGAGTGATTCCCAGTGCTATTTCTAATAATGAGTTAATTTTATATACTGCAGATTCTAATACTAACGATAGTCTTGAAGAATTAGAGATGATTCTTGGGTATTCTATAAAATTAATGCCGATTTCAGAACAGAGGATTTCGAAAGCATTATCGGTATATTATCGTAAAAACGAATATAAAACAGAAGACAAAACAGTAAATTTAAATAACGAAGATTTTCTAGAAAATCTCATTTTTGAAGCAAAAGGAATGTCTAGTAGTGATATTCATTTTGAGGTTTATGAGGAAGAAGCGAGAGTACGTTTAAGAATCGATGGTTTACTTATTGAGAAATACAGAATCCCAAAAGAAAATTATTTAGAACTCGTTAATAAAGTTAAGATTAAAGCAAATCTTGATATTACCGAAAAACGCTTACCTCAAGACGGTAGAATAAATTATAGCGATTTTGATATTCGTGTGTCTATTTTACCAACATTGCATGGCGAAAAAATAGTGATGCGTATTTTAGGAAAAGATGCTTCAAACATAGATTTGGATCAACTTGGTTTTGAAGCTGAAGAAAAAGAAATTTATCTTGAAGGGGTTAAAAACACTAACGGTATAGTATTAATAAGTGGGCCAACAGGATCGGGAAAAACAACCACACTGTATGCAACTTTAAAGCTTTTAAATAAAATTAGAAGCAATATTGTAACCGTTGAAGACCCTATAGAATATACACTTAAAGGCATTAATCAAGTGCAGCTTAAAGAAGATATTGGGCTAACATTCACGAGTGCTTTACGTTCCTTTTTAAGACAGGATCCAGACATTATTATGCTGGGTGAAATAAGAGATGCAGAAACAGCTAAAATGGCGATTAGAGCATCCTTAACTGGACATTTGGTTTTGTCTACCATACACACAAACTCGGCTTTAGGAACCATTTCTAGGTTAGTAGATATGGGTGTACCTGCTTTTCTAATTGCTGAAACATTAAACGTTTCGGTGGCACAGCGTTTATTAAGAAAATTATGTGTGTCTTGCAAAGAAGTGCATGATTTTGATGAAAAAGAACTCCCAAGAAATTTCAATCCGCCTCACAAAATTAAAGCGCATTATAAAGCTAAGGGGTGTGAAGCATGTTATTACACAGGTTATAAGGGACGTCGAGCTATTTACGAAGTTATCCCTGTAAATCAAGAGTTAGCCAATAGAATAAAAACAGATGCTCAAAACTTAGAGCAAAATAGAATAGAAAATATAGAAAAACTATCAGATAAAGCATTTAAGCTATTTGCTAGTGGGGAGACCTCATTAGAAGAAGTATATGCGATATTGATAAACGGATAA
- a CDS encoding type II secretion system protein GspD, whose product MKKTVIVLMLFFAYLCQGQQLTLNEIEQKFEVLSKEQPGLNEKVESEVTGLNLYTFISSLALEHKLNVDVDPSLNTIVESNYFDVPVKEVLTFLIKQHNIEVEFVNQFIVFKKQKEKEKVIEKRVEKLIDVKYNKANQFLSVNLKNDSLPGVAEKITKESGKNIIISPAVKGIKVTGYFQNRPFDDILNMIGQSNGLIVTKNENGSYFIEKDETPKEIKTVVTNSNISNRRRKGTQNNTGQSEGEGFYEVTTSNSGFLNINAKEAEVTDLLMEAAEQLKLNYYMYSLPDDIKTTLVASEISFNDLLTIAFRGKEYTYNQDDSGFYFIGKRSEEGLRETELIQLENRTIESVMNSIPAELKKDLEVKEFPELNGLIVSGSKPKIEELRLYIYQIDIVVPMVQLEVFIVQYNKSHDIQTGLKAGLDPDGKDRVTSGILFPTGDVNLNAKSVNNLIDIFNGFGIFNLGKVTEQFYASLQYLENNSIVKLESTPKIATLSGHEATLTIGETSYYFEQNNNIFNSGLNPTITQSGTWKPTEANLSVTIKPFVSKDEQITLKLRVEKNSFLGRAGENAPPGKATQSFDSEIRVKNNEMTLLGGLDELTRENSGTGVPFLSRIPVLKWFFSGRSKKKSKSKLHILIKPTVTY is encoded by the coding sequence ATGAAAAAAACAGTTATAGTATTAATGTTGTTTTTTGCTTACTTATGTCAGGGACAACAACTGACATTAAATGAGATAGAGCAAAAATTTGAAGTACTGTCTAAAGAGCAGCCTGGACTTAACGAGAAAGTAGAATCTGAAGTCACAGGTCTTAATTTATACACCTTTATAAGTTCGTTGGCGTTAGAACATAAGTTGAATGTCGATGTTGACCCAAGTTTAAACACAATAGTAGAGAGTAATTATTTTGACGTTCCTGTAAAGGAGGTTTTGACTTTCTTAATTAAGCAGCACAATATTGAAGTTGAATTTGTAAATCAATTTATTGTTTTTAAGAAGCAAAAGGAAAAAGAAAAAGTCATAGAAAAGCGCGTAGAAAAACTTATAGACGTTAAATACAACAAAGCAAATCAATTTTTGTCTGTAAATTTAAAAAATGATTCTTTACCAGGAGTAGCAGAAAAAATAACCAAGGAATCTGGAAAAAATATTATTATTTCACCTGCTGTTAAAGGTATTAAAGTCACAGGGTACTTTCAAAATAGGCCATTTGATGATATTTTAAACATGATTGGGCAATCCAACGGTTTAATAGTCACTAAAAATGAAAATGGTTCTTATTTTATTGAAAAAGACGAAACACCAAAAGAGATAAAAACTGTTGTCACTAATTCGAATATATCAAACAGAAGAAGAAAAGGAACACAAAATAATACAGGGCAATCTGAAGGAGAAGGGTTTTATGAAGTAACCACTTCAAACTCTGGGTTTCTAAATATTAATGCTAAAGAAGCAGAAGTTACCGACCTTTTAATGGAAGCAGCAGAGCAGTTGAAGCTAAACTATTACATGTATTCCTTACCAGACGATATAAAAACAACATTAGTGGCTAGCGAAATTAGTTTTAATGATCTTTTAACTATTGCTTTTCGAGGTAAAGAGTATACTTACAATCAAGACGATTCTGGGTTTTATTTTATAGGGAAAAGAAGTGAAGAGGGGCTGCGTGAGACAGAATTAATTCAATTAGAGAATAGAACTATTGAAAGTGTGATGAACTCTATTCCTGCAGAATTAAAAAAAGATCTCGAAGTTAAAGAATTTCCAGAATTAAATGGTTTAATTGTTTCTGGGTCCAAGCCCAAAATTGAAGAATTGCGACTCTATATTTATCAAATTGATATCGTAGTCCCAATGGTACAATTGGAAGTTTTTATTGTTCAGTATAATAAATCTCATGACATTCAAACAGGATTAAAAGCAGGTTTAGATCCTGATGGAAAAGATAGAGTAACCTCTGGTATTTTATTTCCTACTGGTGATGTCAATTTGAATGCGAAGTCTGTCAATAACTTAATAGATATCTTTAATGGTTTTGGTATTTTTAATTTAGGAAAAGTTACAGAGCAGTTTTATGCGAGTTTACAGTATTTAGAAAATAATTCAATAGTAAAACTGGAATCTACTCCTAAAATAGCAACTTTAAGTGGTCATGAAGCAACGTTAACCATAGGAGAAACCAGTTATTATTTTGAACAGAATAATAATATTTTTAATTCAGGATTGAACCCTACAATAACACAGTCTGGAACTTGGAAGCCAACAGAAGCCAATCTAAGCGTAACAATTAAGCCTTTTGTTTCAAAAGATGAGCAAATTACTTTAAAATTAAGGGTTGAAAAAAACTCATTCCTAGGTAGGGCAGGAGAGAACGCACCTCCAGGAAAAGCGACGCAATCTTTCGATTCTGAAATACGAGTTAAAAATAACGAAATGACACTTCTTGGCGGTTTAGATGAACTCACAAGAGAAAACTCGGGAACTGGTGTGCCCTTTTTATCTAGAATTCCAGTCTTGAAATGGTTCTTTAGTGGTCGGTCTAAAAAGAAATCGAAATCAAAATTACATATTTTGATTAAACCAACAGTCACGTATTGA